The Vicinamibacteria bacterium sequence AAGACACCGATCGCATTGCTCGTATTATCGGGGACCTCCTGCGGCGCGCTCAGAAGGGCGATGTAGTCGTCCGCTCCCGCAAGGAATGCGGTCGAAAGCAGGAATGCCAAGGCGAGCAGAACCAGCTTGCCAGAGAGTCGCGTCGTGCGCATGCCTCATCCTCCTTAGAGCTCTTCTGGGAGAGCTTGGGGAGGTATAGCAAGCCGTCGTCCCTCGCGTCTGTTAGAGGCTTAACGACTTCGCACACTGTACGACAGGTTTCAGCCGACGTACTCGGTCAGAGCGAAGGTGTTCCCCTCGGTATCGACGACTTCGGCCAACTTGATGGGCTCTCCCGGTCGGGCCATCGGCGGTGAGGCGACACGGCCACCGCCGGCTACGATCTCCGCGCAGGCCGCCCGGATGTCCTTGACCTGAAAAGACAGGCCGGTCCTTCGGCTGGCCCCGGTTCCACCGCCATGGAGAGCCACGATCGCGCTACCGAACGTGAGCTCCGTCCACTCGGCCGAGTCGAATTGCACCGAAAGGCCGAGGACGTCCCGGTAGAAACTGATGGCTCGAGCCATGTCCTGCGCCATGAGAATGTACTTGATCGATTCGATTTCCATCGACGCACTCCTCGATAGGTAGGCGATACGTCCGCGGGAGCATCATCGCACATCCGTCGATAATTGGTGGTTGAAAATTCGGTGATTGCCTTGTACGCTGGAAGGGGTAGGTTGGGGAGCGATGGGACAGCGGGATCCGTACAGGACGAATACTGGCATCTACATCCGGTG is a genomic window containing:
- a CDS encoding VOC family protein is translated as MEIESIKYILMAQDMARAISFYRDVLGLSVQFDSAEWTELTFGSAIVALHGGGTGASRRTGLSFQVKDIRAACAEIVAGGGRVASPPMARPGEPIKLAEVVDTEGNTFALTEYVG